In Marinicauda algicola, one DNA window encodes the following:
- a CDS encoding methyl-accepting chemotaxis protein codes for MTRLQRVQAQASKVLLIVLAAGLPAYLAISAFAAPDKLIAGGVLLGVLAGLALAAWKSAPDSVATRATIAIALMGLPAVLTFMMSGKAWQIDMHMTFFAALAMVTLLCDWRALLAAAAATAAHHLALNFLLPWAVFPAGGDFARVVLHAVIVIGQTAALIWLANRIASAFAEAEDAIVTAEAANDQARSLMESDKARQAELDAARAEAEAATRAFEAGVRAVLDDVNAASARMDELSARLREDADATREGADGSAKLAAETTGHVQSVASAAQELAASIAEVSRTLEGADDISRRAAEEAGRAGVSMQDLNQAAREIEDIAKLVADIAEQTNLLALNATIEAARAGEAGKGFAVVASEVKALADQTAKATGNISAKIEAVCAAADGASAALSRIGETIQEVRQASGSARDSFAEQSGATDEIARLASDAAGSTSKVRERASEVTAAAGRTAHASQEFGDASARLRQAAGKLGAELERFTRRAGAA; via the coding sequence ATGACCCGACTTCAGCGCGTTCAGGCCCAGGCGTCCAAGGTCCTGCTCATCGTGCTCGCAGCCGGCCTGCCGGCCTATCTGGCCATCTCCGCCTTCGCGGCGCCGGACAAGCTGATCGCGGGCGGGGTTCTGCTGGGCGTGCTCGCGGGGCTTGCGCTCGCGGCATGGAAAAGCGCGCCGGATTCTGTAGCGACGCGCGCGACGATCGCGATCGCGCTGATGGGCCTGCCGGCGGTGCTCACCTTCATGATGAGCGGCAAGGCCTGGCAGATCGACATGCACATGACTTTCTTCGCCGCGCTCGCCATGGTCACGCTGCTGTGCGACTGGCGCGCCCTGCTGGCTGCGGCTGCCGCGACGGCGGCCCATCACCTGGCGCTGAACTTCCTCCTGCCCTGGGCGGTGTTTCCGGCGGGAGGCGATTTCGCCCGCGTGGTCCTGCACGCGGTGATCGTCATTGGCCAGACCGCGGCCCTGATCTGGCTCGCCAACCGGATCGCCTCCGCCTTCGCCGAAGCGGAAGACGCCATCGTCACCGCCGAGGCCGCGAACGATCAGGCGCGATCGCTCATGGAATCGGACAAGGCGCGCCAGGCCGAGCTCGATGCCGCCCGCGCCGAGGCCGAGGCCGCGACCCGGGCCTTCGAGGCGGGGGTGCGGGCCGTGCTCGACGACGTCAATGCAGCGTCGGCGCGCATGGACGAACTCTCGGCGCGCCTGCGCGAGGATGCCGACGCCACGCGCGAGGGCGCGGACGGCTCGGCGAAGCTGGCCGCCGAGACGACCGGTCACGTCCAGTCCGTCGCCTCCGCCGCACAGGAACTCGCCGCCTCCATCGCGGAGGTCTCGCGCACGCTGGAAGGGGCCGACGACATCTCCCGGCGCGCCGCCGAGGAGGCCGGCAGGGCCGGGGTCTCCATGCAGGACCTCAACCAGGCCGCGCGCGAGATCGAGGACATCGCCAAGCTGGTCGCCGACATCGCCGAGCAGACGAACCTGCTCGCCCTCAACGCCACGATCGAGGCCGCCCGGGCCGGCGAGGCCGGCAAGGGCTTCGCCGTGGTGGCGAGCGAGGTCAAGGCGCTCGCCGACCAGACGGCCAAGGCCACGGGCAACATCTCGGCCAAGATCGAGGCGGTCTGCGCGGCGGCCGACGGGGCCAGCGCGGCCCTCTCGCGCATCGGGGAGACCATCCAGGAGGTGCGCCAGGCTTCGGGCAGTGCGCGCGACAGCTTCGCCGAACAGTCCGGCGCGACCGACGAGATCGCCCGGCTGGCCAGCGATGCGGCCGGCTCGACGAGCAAGGTCCGCGAGCGCGCATCCGAGGTGACGGCCGCTGCGGGGCGGACGGCCCATGCCTCGCAGGAATTCGGCGACGCGTCCGCGCGCCTGCGTCAGGCGGCCGGCAAGCTCGGCGCCGAACTCGAGCGATTCACGCGGCGCGCCGGGGCTGCCTGA